Proteins encoded within one genomic window of Thermococcus sp. 21S7:
- a CDS encoding type II toxin-antitoxin system VapC family toxin — MTTDLVLDTSVFVKGFVPPKRKKRDEVYYSRLALHRKAKSILDEVAMGRILLHEPVVMLVETASVVSRLSSNPALSRLAVSFITEHSLLYSDVYLLETAIDLGITTKASGFDVLFLACAAMSRSKLITDDKKMYEKAVKAGIKAELLREMTSSP; from the coding sequence ATGACTACTGACCTCGTTCTCGACACGAGTGTATTCGTGAAGGGCTTTGTCCCGCCAAAGCGCAAGAAAAGGGACGAAGTTTACTACTCCCGGCTTGCACTTCACAGAAAAGCAAAGTCCATTCTCGATGAAGTGGCCATGGGTAGAATACTGTTGCACGAACCAGTTGTTATGCTTGTGGAAACAGCTTCTGTTGTCTCACGCCTCTCCAGCAATCCTGCCCTCTCCAGGCTTGCGGTTAGTTTTATTACCGAACATTCTCTGCTGTACTCGGACGTTTATCTTCTTGAAACAGCTATTGACCTTGGGATTACTACAAAGGCAAGCGGTTTTGACGTTCTGTTTCTGGCATGTGCCGCGATGAGCCGCTCAAAGCTCATCACAGACGACAAAAAGATGTACGAGAAAGCTGTAAAGGCGGGAATAAAGGCGGAACTCCTCAGGGAGATGACTTCATCTCCATGA
- a CDS encoding adenosylcobinamide amidohydrolase: MEFEHFIRHFDEPMLALSNAPHRGGLTEANGFFFMMVPKNYSGDYRRDCASFERAYGLKNFVGFMTAADIGKVLSVSRRGNVTAYVTAGITNPAIAGDEPPPWEPGTINIALVIEEGLKVGAMANAIMTATEAKTYTLLSLGYNATGTTSDGIGVFAFDGKTEWAGTATELGICIGKAVREALEESLRKWERTRSVK, encoded by the coding sequence ATGGAGTTTGAGCACTTTATACGACACTTCGACGAGCCGATGTTGGCTCTGAGCAACGCGCCCCACCGGGGAGGCTTGACGGAGGCAAACGGCTTCTTCTTCATGATGGTTCCCAAGAACTACTCCGGCGACTACAGGAGGGACTGCGCAAGCTTTGAGAGGGCATATGGACTCAAAAACTTCGTGGGCTTCATGACGGCCGCAGACATCGGCAAGGTGCTCTCGGTTTCAAGGAGAGGGAACGTTACGGCCTACGTGACGGCTGGTATCACAAATCCAGCAATAGCGGGTGATGAGCCACCCCCGTGGGAACCGGGGACGATAAACATCGCCCTCGTCATCGAGGAGGGCCTAAAGGTTGGGGCGATGGCCAACGCGATAATGACCGCCACGGAGGCGAAAACCTACACCCTTCTGAGCCTCGGCTACAACGCGACCGGAACGACGAGCGACGGCATCGGGGTTTTTGCCTTTGATGGAAAGACCGAGTGGGCCGGAACGGCAACGGAGCTTGGAATATGCATTGGAAAAGCTGTGAGGGAGGCGCTTGAGGAGAGTTTGAGGAAGTGGGAGAGGACGAGAAGTGTTAAATAG
- a CDS encoding cobyric acid synthase, whose translation MGNALMVLGTSSGAGKSLLATALGRIFSNLGYDVVPFKSQNMSLNSAPSIEGGEISRAQYLQAIACRKKPSVKFNPILLKPEGGMRSQVVFMGKPIGSVSARDYMLSRKEELFRKAMAVLDELKEKHDLVIIEGAGSPVEINLKDYDIANTRVMLHAKAKGILVTDIDRGGSFASIVGTMELLKPEEREAIIGFVFNRFRGDASLLWPGFEYLERRYGKPTLGVIPYVEHRLPEEDSLTEFPRVKGELQVQIIRLPHISNFTDFEPLHWANGVDYVTRPEELRGDVIILPGSKNTVEDLLWLRREGFEDAIIDAHREGSFVVGICGGFQMLGEKIVDIVESKRGTVRGIGLLPAKTVFEKTKRTNHLSAGVLWEPAEGMAVEGYEIRFGRSVSKRPFSVINAINGAKTFEPEGAMGERTFGTYLHGIFHNFAFTEAFLNFLRGEKGLEPISIEGWSIEEEIERFARVVEKNLNITTLINFFNLSNLNSKFYKYCQIL comes from the coding sequence ATGGGAAACGCATTAATGGTCCTTGGAACTTCCTCCGGCGCTGGTAAATCGCTCCTCGCTACTGCACTGGGCAGGATTTTCTCGAATCTTGGCTACGATGTGGTTCCCTTCAAGAGCCAGAACATGAGCCTGAACTCAGCGCCGAGCATCGAGGGCGGTGAGATAAGCAGGGCGCAGTATCTGCAGGCGATAGCGTGCAGGAAAAAACCGAGCGTGAAGTTCAACCCGATTCTGCTCAAGCCAGAGGGGGGAATGAGAAGTCAGGTAGTCTTCATGGGAAAGCCGATCGGCAGCGTTTCGGCAAGGGACTACATGCTCTCACGGAAGGAGGAGCTTTTCAGGAAGGCTATGGCAGTCCTGGATGAGCTGAAGGAGAAGCACGACCTCGTTATAATCGAAGGCGCCGGCAGTCCTGTCGAGATTAACCTCAAGGACTACGACATAGCCAACACGCGAGTCATGCTCCACGCGAAGGCAAAGGGAATCCTCGTGACGGACATAGACCGGGGCGGAAGCTTCGCGAGCATAGTGGGCACGATGGAGCTTTTGAAGCCGGAGGAGAGGGAAGCGATAATCGGCTTCGTCTTCAACAGGTTCCGCGGGGACGCTTCCCTCCTCTGGCCGGGCTTTGAGTACCTTGAGAGGCGCTACGGAAAGCCGACCCTCGGCGTTATCCCCTACGTCGAGCACCGCCTTCCGGAAGAGGACTCCCTGACTGAGTTCCCCAGGGTGAAGGGCGAGCTTCAGGTCCAGATAATCAGGCTCCCCCACATAAGCAACTTTACCGATTTTGAACCGCTCCACTGGGCGAACGGCGTTGACTACGTGACGAGACCGGAGGAGCTCAGGGGAGACGTGATAATACTCCCAGGGAGCAAGAACACGGTTGAAGACCTGCTCTGGCTGAGGAGGGAGGGCTTTGAGGACGCGATAATCGATGCCCACCGCGAGGGTTCCTTTGTAGTTGGAATCTGCGGCGGCTTCCAGATGCTCGGGGAGAAGATTGTCGACATCGTCGAATCAAAGCGCGGAACCGTTAGGGGAATCGGCCTTCTGCCGGCCAAGACCGTCTTCGAGAAAACCAAGAGGACGAACCACCTGAGTGCGGGGGTTCTCTGGGAGCCAGCTGAGGGGATGGCCGTTGAGGGCTACGAGATACGATTCGGCAGAAGCGTCTCCAAAAGGCCGTTCTCGGTGATAAATGCAATAAACGGCGCCAAAACCTTCGAGCCTGAGGGAGCGATGGGCGAGAGGACCTTCGGAACCTACCTACACGGCATCTTCCACAACTTCGCTTTCACGGAGGCGTTTCTCAACTTCCTGAGGGGAGAAAAGGGACTCGAACCAATATCCATTGAGGGCTGGAGCATCGAGGAAGAGATAGAGAGGTTCGCAAGGGTCGTGGAAAAGAACCTCAATATTACAACGCTAATTAATTTTTTTAATTTATCCAACTTAAACAGTAAATTTTATAAGTATTGTCAGATATTATAA
- the cobT gene encoding nicotinate mononucleotide-dependent phosphoribosyltransferase CobT: MESLFLLVLGNTEISTVPGISVAGATPELTKLTPVADAEYLFHEKPLTIDVIPVTPEGHPTPAIITKAAKELAGFPVLAVRGGTYLAPLVPHVHISDAVGRDFRKGPALPEFGEIIKRAKLFGEELNKTPVEELVIGESTPGGTTTAQAVLWALGYDARTSSASPDNPQSLKEKVLAEAFERAGVGKGGLRNNPLEALRQFGDPMMATVIGLSLGFRRKIVLAGGTQMLAVSALIKALGESLDRFMIATTRWVVNDRSATFLETAKEIGIVTYAADLDFSKSEFKGLRDYENGYVKEGVGAGGATWLAVKAGFSPEDVSENVEELYGRLMEMKSSP; this comes from the coding sequence ATGGAGAGCCTCTTCCTTCTCGTCCTGGGCAACACCGAGATAAGCACCGTTCCGGGGATAAGCGTTGCCGGAGCGACGCCCGAACTGACGAAGCTCACACCGGTAGCTGATGCGGAGTACCTCTTCCACGAAAAGCCCCTGACGATTGACGTTATTCCCGTGACTCCCGAGGGCCATCCGACGCCGGCCATAATCACGAAGGCCGCGAAAGAGCTGGCAGGCTTTCCGGTTCTCGCCGTCAGGGGAGGGACTTACCTCGCCCCTCTCGTCCCGCACGTCCACATCAGCGACGCCGTGGGGAGGGACTTCAGGAAGGGCCCGGCTCTGCCGGAGTTCGGGGAGATAATCAAGCGCGCCAAGCTCTTCGGCGAGGAGCTGAACAAAACGCCGGTTGAAGAACTTGTAATCGGTGAGTCAACGCCAGGTGGGACTACAACGGCCCAGGCCGTCCTTTGGGCGCTCGGCTACGACGCCAGAACGAGCTCGGCCTCACCGGACAACCCCCAGAGCCTGAAGGAAAAGGTCCTCGCGGAGGCCTTTGAGAGGGCCGGAGTCGGGAAGGGCGGGCTGAGGAACAATCCTCTGGAGGCCCTCAGGCAGTTCGGCGACCCGATGATGGCGACGGTAATAGGTCTATCGCTTGGCTTCAGAAGGAAGATTGTTTTAGCCGGCGGGACTCAGATGCTGGCAGTCTCAGCCCTCATCAAGGCCCTTGGAGAAAGCCTAGATAGGTTCATGATCGCAACGACCAGGTGGGTTGTAAACGACAGGAGTGCGACGTTCCTCGAAACGGCGAAAGAAATCGGGATAGTGACGTACGCAGCGGATCTGGACTTCTCGAAGAGCGAGTTCAAGGGATTGCGGGACTACGAGAATGGTTACGTCAAGGAGGGCGTTGGAGCGGGAGGTGCAACGTGGCTCGCCGTCAAGGCCGGCTTTTCTCCGGAGGACGTGAGCGAAAATGTCGAGGAGCTTTACGGAAGGCTCATGGAGATGAAGTCATCTCCCTGA